A window from Candidatus Polarisedimenticolia bacterium encodes these proteins:
- a CDS encoding phage holin family protein, whose amino-acid sequence MNTVREVTPPPFRTVTPDKPALEAEVTLTDVAGEAVGALHAFMEYVNSFLKLQGFRLEGELRSVLVRVGMYVIAGIAALSGFILLSAGLVDWLSILTSSRAAGFAIVGAGYLIVAAIVAMVARSRAS is encoded by the coding sequence GTGAATACCGTCCGGGAAGTGACGCCTCCTCCGTTCCGGACCGTGACGCCCGACAAGCCGGCGCTTGAGGCCGAGGTCACTCTAACGGACGTCGCCGGCGAGGCCGTCGGAGCGCTTCACGCCTTCATGGAGTACGTGAACAGCTTCCTCAAGCTTCAAGGCTTTCGGCTGGAAGGAGAGCTCAGGTCGGTCCTGGTCCGTGTCGGCATGTACGTGATTGCCGGAATCGCGGCCCTGTCGGGCTTCATCCTTCTTTCAGCCGGTCTGGTCGACTGGCTTTCGATCCTCACGAGCTCCCGGGCGGCGGGCTTCGCGATCGTCGGCGCGGGCTATCTGATCGTGGCGGCCATCGTCGCCATGGTGGCCCGCAGCCGCGCGTCCTGA
- a CDS encoding class D sortase, giving the protein MSEKRRLPLRGLEKGFLVAGLLGVGFYGAILLHGRLSQAAATAEFDRLLSEKGPAADHPSPAQAEPLALFADRRLLPPSPDDDPVPDKSGWSRERIRAFRSFPDTSKAIARLQVPDLGLSVMVFEGTDGWTLNRGAGHIPGTAFPGELGNVGIAGHRDGFFRSLRDIKPGQRIVLTTLHGTINYRVGDISIVGPKDSQVLSSRLSPRLTLVTCYPFYYMGPSPKRFIVTALPS; this is encoded by the coding sequence ATGAGCGAAAAGCGCAGATTACCGCTGCGCGGACTTGAAAAGGGTTTTCTGGTCGCGGGCCTGCTTGGGGTGGGGTTTTACGGAGCCATCCTCCTTCATGGACGACTCTCCCAAGCGGCCGCGACGGCAGAGTTCGATAGATTGCTCAGCGAAAAGGGCCCCGCCGCGGACCACCCCTCCCCGGCTCAGGCGGAGCCCTTGGCGCTTTTTGCGGATCGCAGGCTCCTCCCCCCCTCGCCGGACGACGACCCCGTTCCCGACAAGTCCGGTTGGTCGCGCGAGCGCATCCGTGCTTTTCGCTCCTTCCCCGATACGTCGAAGGCGATCGCCCGGTTGCAGGTTCCCGACCTCGGTCTTTCGGTCATGGTGTTCGAGGGAACGGATGGATGGACGCTCAATCGCGGGGCCGGGCACATCCCGGGGACCGCGTTTCCGGGAGAGCTGGGCAACGTCGGAATCGCGGGCCACCGGGACGGCTTTTTCCGCTCGTTGCGCGACATCAAGCCGGGCCAGCGGATTGTCCTGACGACGCTTCATGGGACGATCAACTATCGCGTCGGAGACATCTCGATCGTCGGTCCCAAGGACTCCCAGGTCCTGTCGAGCCGGCTTTCGCCGCGGCTCACCCTGGTCACCTGCTACCCCTTCTACTACATGGGCCCGTCCCCCAAGCGCTTCATCGTCACGGCGCTGCCCTCCTGA
- a CDS encoding LPXTG cell wall anchor domain-containing protein: MRKSLLAAAMLVLALTAVLAQESTMITGKVVSVDATGNSFVVESGTDRYTVTTNTTTMFMSGGQHLNLADLKVGDQVSIRGTGTGMSRTATEVTVTTAAENPSGTSYGSSGSSATGTTTTSGSNYSGTSNYNDTTGTTGTSGATTTTTYQSDTGTANTNDTSANGTLPKTGSPAPLIGFAGLLLIGFSLAIRAARKIAH; this comes from the coding sequence ATGAGAAAGAGCTTGCTGGCAGCTGCGATGCTGGTTCTCGCGCTGACGGCTGTCCTGGCGCAGGAGAGCACGATGATCACCGGGAAGGTCGTCTCGGTAGACGCGACCGGGAACAGCTTCGTGGTGGAGAGCGGAACGGACAGATATACGGTTACGACCAATACGACGACGATGTTCATGTCGGGCGGCCAGCACCTCAATCTCGCCGATCTGAAAGTCGGGGACCAGGTGAGCATCCGGGGCACCGGCACGGGCATGAGCCGCACCGCCACCGAAGTGACCGTGACCACCGCCGCCGAGAATCCGAGCGGCACGTCGTACGGCTCCTCGGGCAGCTCGGCGACGGGAACCACGACGACCTCGGGCAGCAATTACAGCGGCACGAGCAACTACAACGACACCACGGGCACGACCGGCACCTCGGGCGCGACCACGACCACGACCTACCAGTCCGACACCGGGACGGCGAACACCAACGACACCAGCGCGAACGGCACGCTGCCGAAGACGGGAAGCCCCGCTCCGCTGATCGGCTTCGCCGGTCTCCTGCTGATCGGCTTCTCCCTGGCGATTCGGGCGGCACGCAAGATTGCGCACTGA